Proteins from one Streptomyces sp. NBC_00390 genomic window:
- a CDS encoding site-2 protease family protein, protein MIERATHLQRREPVNEDDASGERKRPQSGAGKTDPEGREERRSGEPGGGILMGRPFGVPVYVAPSWFVVAALITWIFGDQLDRVLPELGALRYLVSLFFAVAFYASVLVHELAHAVAGLRFKLPVRRIQLQFFGGATEFEKESESPGREFVLAFVGPLLSLVLAGVFYLGMQAVEPGTVPGVLLAGLMISNLIVAAFNLLPGLPLDGGRMLRAVVWKISGRPMTGTVAAAWVGRALAVAVLIGLPLLTHTGALGNATEDIGGMETVMDALLAAILAAIIWTGAGNSLRMARLREHLPELAARALTRRAVPVESDTPLSEALRRANEAGARALVVVDGQGEPTAIVRETAIVGVPEHRRPWVAVSGLAQELTDGMRIPAELAGEALLDKLRSSPATEYLVVEETGEIYGVLSTADVERAFVAAMARPSS, encoded by the coding sequence ATGATCGAGCGAGCGACGCATTTGCAACGAAGGGAACCCGTGAACGAGGACGACGCGAGCGGCGAGCGCAAGCGGCCGCAGTCCGGAGCGGGGAAGACGGACCCCGAAGGCCGCGAAGAGCGCCGCTCCGGCGAACCGGGCGGCGGCATTCTCATGGGCCGCCCCTTCGGCGTCCCTGTCTACGTCGCACCCAGCTGGTTCGTCGTCGCCGCCCTGATCACCTGGATCTTCGGCGACCAACTCGACCGTGTCCTGCCCGAACTCGGCGCCCTGCGCTATCTCGTCTCCCTCTTCTTCGCGGTCGCCTTCTACGCCTCCGTGCTCGTCCATGAACTGGCCCACGCCGTGGCAGGCCTGCGCTTCAAGCTGCCGGTGCGCCGCATCCAGCTCCAGTTCTTCGGCGGTGCCACCGAGTTCGAGAAGGAGTCCGAGAGCCCCGGCCGCGAGTTCGTGCTCGCCTTCGTGGGGCCTCTGCTCTCGCTCGTCCTGGCCGGGGTCTTCTACCTCGGCATGCAGGCCGTGGAGCCCGGCACCGTGCCCGGGGTGCTGCTCGCCGGGCTGATGATCTCCAACCTGATCGTCGCCGCGTTCAACCTGCTGCCCGGTCTCCCGCTGGACGGCGGCCGCATGCTGCGCGCCGTCGTGTGGAAGATCAGCGGCAGGCCCATGACGGGCACCGTCGCCGCCGCCTGGGTCGGCCGCGCCCTTGCCGTCGCCGTCCTCATCGGCCTCCCGCTGCTCACCCACACCGGGGCGCTGGGCAACGCGACCGAGGACATCGGCGGCATGGAGACGGTGATGGACGCGCTCCTCGCCGCCATCCTGGCCGCGATCATCTGGACCGGTGCGGGCAACAGCCTGCGTATGGCGAGGCTGCGCGAGCACCTGCCCGAGCTGGCCGCCCGCGCGCTCACCCGGCGCGCGGTCCCCGTCGAGTCCGACACCCCGCTCTCCGAGGCCCTGCGCCGCGCCAACGAAGCCGGAGCGCGCGCCCTGGTCGTCGTCGACGGCCAAGGCGAGCCGACCGCGATCGTCCGCGAAACGGCCATCGTCGGCGTCCCCGAGCACCGCCGCCCCTGGGTGGCCGTCAGCGGCCTGGCCCAGGAGCTCACCGACGGCATGAGGATCCCGGCCGAGCTGGCCGGCGAAGCCCTGCTCGACAAGCTCCGCTCCTCCCCGGCGACGGAGTACCTGGTGGTGGAGGAGACCGGCGAGATCTACGGTGTCCTGTCCACGGCGGACGTGGAACGCGCCTTCGTCGCCGCCATGGCGCGGCCGTCTTCCTGA
- a CDS encoding MFS transporter yields the protein MAAGYADILRAPHAARLLTGTLVGRLPNATGHIAIVLFTRAEGGSYTLAGALAAVYGLATALGQPLLGRAVDLYGQPRVQLPAAVVSALGMALFAVAGTGPLPLAYAAVTIAGLFTPPLEGGLRALWPSVLGRQDQVHRAYAMDAVAQEVMFTVGPLLVTVLVALWSPAAALLVINAVGVLGALSVVMSAPSRSWRSAPREAHWLGALRSPGLLALLGAFFFVGLALGSITVAGVAYADDHGRASVYGWLMAALGLGALIGGTAYGARQWAGAPERRLRVLVALLAAGYLPLVLTPGVVAMTALSALAGVFLAPAIACAFIVVDRHAPRGTVTEAFSWLVTTFGVGAAAGTAVAGPAVEIGGTAWSFAVAGAAGCAALLVLTATQRVLAVPGRSKDIAGSAPASSENDRNGAAQPGFSSGREA from the coding sequence ATGGCCGCCGGATACGCTGACATCCTCAGGGCGCCGCACGCGGCACGGCTGCTGACCGGCACCCTGGTCGGCAGGCTGCCGAACGCCACCGGCCACATCGCGATCGTCCTGTTCACCCGCGCCGAAGGAGGCAGCTACACCCTCGCGGGTGCGCTCGCCGCGGTGTACGGGCTGGCCACCGCGCTCGGCCAGCCGCTGCTGGGGCGTGCCGTGGACCTGTACGGCCAGCCCCGGGTGCAGCTGCCCGCCGCCGTCGTCTCCGCGCTCGGCATGGCGCTGTTCGCCGTCGCGGGCACCGGCCCGTTGCCTCTCGCCTACGCCGCCGTGACCATTGCGGGCCTGTTCACGCCGCCCCTGGAGGGCGGACTGCGGGCCCTGTGGCCCAGCGTGCTCGGCCGCCAGGACCAGGTGCACCGGGCGTACGCGATGGACGCCGTGGCCCAGGAAGTGATGTTCACGGTCGGCCCGCTGCTCGTGACCGTGCTCGTCGCCCTCTGGTCGCCCGCCGCGGCGCTGCTCGTCATCAATGCGGTAGGCGTCCTGGGGGCACTGTCCGTGGTCATGTCCGCACCCTCGCGTTCCTGGCGCTCGGCCCCCCGCGAGGCGCACTGGCTCGGCGCGCTGCGCTCGCCGGGACTGCTGGCCCTGCTCGGCGCGTTCTTCTTCGTCGGTCTGGCCCTCGGTTCGATCACCGTCGCCGGAGTCGCGTACGCCGACGACCACGGCCGCGCGTCGGTGTACGGCTGGCTGATGGCCGCTCTCGGTCTCGGCGCGCTGATCGGCGGCACCGCGTACGGAGCCCGCCAGTGGGCCGGGGCCCCCGAGCGCCGGCTGCGGGTCCTGGTGGCCCTGCTGGCGGCCGGGTACCTGCCGCTGGTCCTCACTCCCGGTGTCGTGGCGATGACGGCACTGTCCGCGCTCGCCGGTGTCTTCCTCGCCCCTGCCATCGCCTGCGCGTTCATCGTGGTCGACCGGCATGCCCCGAGGGGTACGGTCACCGAGGCGTTCTCGTGGCTCGTGACCACGTTCGGGGTCGGTGCGGCGGCCGGAACGGCCGTGGCGGGCCCGGCCGTCGAGATCGGCGGCACGGCGTGGAGTTTCGCGGTCGCGGGGGCCGCGGGATGTGCCGCGCTGCTGGTTCTGACAGCCACTCAGCGGGTACTGGCAGTTCCCGGCCGCAGCAAGGACATTGCGGGCTCGGCCCCGGCCTCTTCGGAAAATGATCGAAACGGTGCTGCCCAACCCGGTTTCAGCTCAGGCCGTGAGGCGTAA
- the prcB gene encoding proteasome subunit beta, which yields MEANTRSTGRLPAAFLTPGSSSFMDFLGQHSPELLPGKRVLPPVQGAIEAPHGTTIVATTFPGGVVLAGDRRATMGNMIAQRDIEKVFPADEYSAVGIAGTAGLAVEMVKLFQLELEHFEKVEGAQLSLEGKANRLSTMIRSNLGMAMQGLAVVPLFAGYDIDREKGRIFSYDVTGGRSEEHGFAATGSGSIFARGAMKKLYREDLTEQQATTLVVQALYDAADDDSATGGPDVARQIYPIVTVITDEGFRRLTEAETSQIARSIIEGRLIQPDGPRAALL from the coding sequence GTGGAAGCCAACACTCGTAGCACCGGGCGTCTACCAGCTGCCTTCCTGACGCCCGGCTCGTCCTCGTTCATGGACTTTCTGGGCCAGCACTCCCCGGAGCTGCTGCCCGGGAAGCGCGTTCTGCCCCCCGTGCAGGGTGCCATCGAGGCGCCGCACGGCACGACCATCGTCGCCACGACGTTTCCGGGCGGTGTGGTGCTCGCCGGCGACCGGCGGGCCACGATGGGCAACATGATCGCGCAGCGCGACATCGAGAAGGTCTTCCCGGCCGACGAGTACTCGGCCGTGGGGATCGCCGGCACCGCCGGGCTCGCGGTGGAGATGGTCAAGCTGTTCCAGCTCGAGCTTGAGCACTTCGAGAAGGTCGAGGGTGCGCAGCTGTCGCTGGAGGGCAAGGCGAACCGTCTCTCGACGATGATCCGCAGCAACCTCGGCATGGCCATGCAGGGCCTGGCCGTGGTGCCCCTGTTCGCCGGGTACGACATCGACCGGGAGAAGGGCCGCATCTTCTCCTACGACGTGACCGGCGGCCGTTCCGAGGAGCACGGCTTTGCGGCGACCGGCTCCGGTTCGATCTTCGCCCGTGGAGCGATGAAGAAGCTCTACCGCGAGGACCTCACCGAGCAGCAGGCCACCACCCTTGTCGTCCAGGCGCTGTACGACGCGGCCGACGACGACTCGGCGACCGGTGGTCCGGACGTGGCCCGGCAGATCTATCCGATCGTCACCGTCATCACGGACGAGGGCTTCCGCAGGCTGACCGAGGCCGAGACCTCCCAGATCGCCCGCTCGATCATCGAGGGACGCCTCATCCAGCCCGACGGCCCGCGCGCCGCGCTGCTCTGA
- the dop gene encoding depupylase/deamidase Dop: protein MTVRRVMGIETEYGISVPGHPNANAMLTSSQIVNAYAAAMHRARRARWDFEEENPLRDARGFDLAREAADSSQLTDEDIGLANVILTNGARLYVDHAHPEYSSPEVTNPRDAVLWDKAGERIMAEAAERAAQLPGAQPIHLYKNNTDNKGASYGTHENYLMKRETPFSDIVRHLTPFFVSRQVITGAGRVGIGQDGHEHGFQISQRADYFEVEVGLETTLKRPIINTRDEPHSDAEKYRRLHVIIGDANLSEISTYLKLGTTALVLSMIEDGFIAVDLAVEQPVRTLHQVSHDPSLKHLVTLRSGRTLTAVQLQMEYFELARKYVEERFGADADDQTKDVLTRWEDTLNRLENDPMSLAGELDWIAKKELMEGYRRRDGLDWDAARLHLVDLQYADVRPEKGLYNRLAARGKMKRLLDEQAVERAENKPPEDTRAYFRGRCLEQYADDVAAASWDSVIFDLPGRDSLQRVPTLEPLRGTRNHVKELLDRCRTAEELVRVLSGG, encoded by the coding sequence ATGACTGTACGGCGAGTAATGGGCATCGAGACGGAGTACGGCATCTCCGTCCCGGGCCACCCGAACGCCAATGCCATGCTCACCTCGTCCCAGATCGTCAATGCCTACGCGGCGGCGATGCACCGGGCGCGCCGCGCCCGCTGGGACTTCGAGGAGGAGAATCCGCTGCGGGACGCCCGCGGCTTCGACCTCGCCCGCGAGGCCGCCGACTCCAGCCAGCTCACCGACGAGGACATCGGCCTTGCCAACGTCATCCTCACCAACGGTGCACGGCTCTACGTCGACCATGCCCACCCCGAATACAGCTCGCCCGAGGTCACCAACCCTCGGGACGCGGTCCTGTGGGACAAGGCCGGCGAGCGCATCATGGCCGAGGCCGCCGAGCGCGCGGCCCAGCTCCCCGGCGCCCAGCCGATCCACCTGTACAAGAACAACACCGACAACAAGGGCGCGTCCTACGGCACGCACGAGAACTACCTGATGAAGCGGGAAACCCCGTTCTCGGACATCGTGCGCCATCTGACGCCGTTCTTCGTCTCCCGGCAGGTCATCACCGGTGCCGGACGGGTCGGAATCGGCCAGGACGGCCACGAGCACGGCTTCCAGATCAGCCAGCGGGCCGACTACTTCGAGGTCGAGGTCGGTCTCGAGACCACGCTGAAGCGCCCCATCATCAACACCCGGGACGAGCCCCACTCCGACGCCGAGAAGTACCGCAGGCTCCATGTGATCATCGGCGACGCCAATCTGTCCGAGATCTCGACCTACCTCAAGCTGGGCACCACGGCCCTGGTGCTCTCCATGATCGAGGACGGCTTCATCGCTGTCGACCTGGCAGTGGAACAGCCCGTACGCACCCTCCACCAGGTCTCCCACGACCCGAGCCTGAAGCACCTGGTCACGCTCCGCAGCGGCCGGACACTGACCGCGGTCCAGCTGCAGATGGAGTACTTCGAGCTCGCCCGCAAGTACGTGGAGGAACGCTTCGGGGCGGATGCCGACGACCAGACCAAGGACGTCCTCACGCGCTGGGAGGACACCCTGAACCGGCTCGAGAACGACCCGATGAGCCTGGCCGGCGAGCTGGACTGGATCGCCAAGAAGGAGCTCATGGAGGGCTACCGGCGGCGTGACGGCCTCGACTGGGACGCGGCGCGGCTGCACCTGGTGGACCTCCAGTACGCCGACGTACGTCCCGAGAAGGGCCTGTACAACCGGCTGGCGGCCCGCGGGAAGATGAAGCGGCTGCTGGACGAGCAGGCCGTCGAGCGGGCCGAGAACAAGCCTCCGGAGGACACCCGCGCCTACTTCCGCGGCCGCTGCCTGGAGCAGTACGCCGACGACGTGGCCGCGGCCTCCTGGGACTCGGTCATCTTCGACCTGCCGGGCAGGGACTCCCTCCAGCGGGTGCCGACCCTGGAGCCCCTGCGGGGCACCCGCAACCACGTCAAGGAGCTGCTGGACCGGTGCCGCACGGCGGAGGAGCTGGTCCGGGTGCTCTCGGGCGGCTGA
- a CDS encoding ubiquitin-like protein Pup: protein MATKDTGGGQQKATRSTEEVEEQAQDAQAAADLKERQEKLSDDVDSVLDEIDDVLEENAEDFVRSFVQKGGQ from the coding sequence ATGGCGACCAAGGACACCGGCGGCGGACAGCAGAAGGCCACGCGTTCCACGGAGGAGGTCGAGGAGCAGGCGCAGGATGCGCAGGCTGCGGCCGACCTCAAGGAGCGCCAGGAGAAGCTGTCGGACGACGTCGACTCCGTGCTGGACGAAATCGATGATGTGCTCGAAGAGAACGCAGAGGACTTCGTCAGGTCATTTGTGCAAAAGGGCGGGCAATAG
- the arc gene encoding proteasome ATPase, with translation MAAHDDDINRGIRPGRGSEDPAGQVAYLEQEIAVLRRKLADSPRHTRILEERIVELQTNLAGVSAQNERLANTLREARDQIVALKEEVDRLAQPPAGFGVFLQAIEDGTCDIFTGGRKLRVNVSPSVELDELKRGQEVMLNEALNVVEAMEFERAGDIVTLKEILEDGERALVIGHTDEERVVRLAEPLMDITIRPGDALLLEPRSGYVYEVVPKSEVEELVLEEVPDVDYDKIGGLGGQIEMIRDAVELPYLYPDLFKEHELRPPKGILLYGPPGCGKTLIAKAVANSLAKKVAEVTGQPAGKSYFLNIKGPELLNKYVGETERHIRLVFQRAREKASEGTPVIVFFDEMESLFRTRGSGVSSDVENTIVPQLLAEIDGVEGLENVIVIGASNREDMIDPAILRPGRLDVKIKIERPDAEAARDIFAKYLTASLPLHADDLSEHSGSKEAAAHAMIQSVVEQMYAETEENRFLEVTYANGDKEVLYFKDFNSGAMIQNIVDRAKKMAIKAFLDHNQKGLRVSHLLQACVDEFKENEDLPNTTNPDDWARISGKKGERIVFIRTLVTGKQGADTGRSIDTVANTGQYL, from the coding sequence GTGGCAGCCCACGACGACGACATCAACCGCGGCATCCGGCCGGGGCGGGGGTCTGAAGACCCAGCCGGCCAGGTTGCCTATCTCGAGCAGGAAATCGCCGTCCTGCGCCGCAAGCTCGCCGACTCTCCGCGTCATACGAGGATTCTCGAAGAGCGGATCGTCGAGCTGCAGACCAACCTGGCCGGCGTGTCCGCTCAGAACGAGCGGCTCGCCAACACGCTCCGTGAGGCCCGCGACCAGATCGTGGCCCTCAAGGAGGAGGTCGACCGGCTCGCCCAGCCGCCGGCCGGCTTCGGTGTCTTCCTGCAGGCGATCGAGGACGGCACATGTGACATCTTCACCGGGGGCCGCAAGCTCCGGGTGAACGTGAGCCCCAGCGTCGAGCTCGACGAGCTCAAGCGCGGCCAGGAGGTCATGCTCAACGAGGCGCTCAACGTGGTCGAGGCCATGGAATTCGAGCGTGCCGGGGACATCGTCACCCTCAAGGAGATCCTCGAGGACGGCGAGCGTGCCCTGGTGATCGGCCACACCGACGAAGAGCGGGTGGTGCGGCTCGCGGAGCCGCTCATGGACATCACCATCCGTCCTGGTGACGCCCTGCTGCTCGAGCCCCGCTCGGGTTACGTCTACGAGGTCGTGCCCAAGAGCGAGGTCGAGGAACTGGTCCTCGAAGAGGTCCCGGACGTCGACTACGACAAGATCGGCGGTCTGGGCGGCCAGATCGAGATGATCCGCGACGCGGTCGAGCTGCCGTACCTCTACCCCGACCTGTTCAAGGAGCACGAACTGCGCCCGCCCAAGGGCATCCTGCTCTACGGTCCGCCCGGCTGCGGCAAGACGCTCATCGCCAAGGCCGTCGCCAACTCCCTTGCCAAGAAGGTCGCCGAGGTCACCGGCCAGCCCGCCGGCAAGAGCTACTTCCTCAACATCAAGGGTCCCGAACTCCTGAACAAGTACGTCGGCGAGACCGAGCGGCACATCCGCCTCGTCTTCCAGCGTGCCCGGGAGAAGGCCAGCGAGGGCACCCCCGTCATCGTCTTCTTCGACGAGATGGAGTCCCTCTTCCGTACCCGTGGATCGGGTGTGAGCTCGGACGTCGAGAACACGATCGTCCCGCAGCTGCTCGCCGAGATCGACGGTGTGGAGGGCCTGGAGAACGTCATCGTGATCGGCGCCTCCAACCGCGAGGACATGATCGACCCCGCGATCCTGCGGCCCGGCCGGCTCGACGTCAAGATCAAGATCGAGCGTCCGGACGCCGAGGCGGCCAGGGACATTTTCGCCAAGTACCTGACAGCCTCGCTGCCGCTGCACGCGGACGACCTGTCCGAGCACAGCGGGTCCAAGGAAGCCGCCGCCCACGCCATGATCCAGTCGGTCGTGGAACAGATGTACGCCGAAACCGAGGAGAACCGCTTCCTCGAGGTCACGTACGCCAACGGCGACAAGGAAGTCCTCTACTTCAAGGACTTCAACTCCGGAGCGATGATCCAGAACATCGTCGACCGGGCCAAGAAGATGGCCATCAAGGCATTCCTCGACCACAACCAGAAGGGCCTTCGGGTCTCCCACCTCCTCCAGGCCTGCGTGGACGAGTTCAAGGAGAACGAGGACCTGCCCAACACCACCAACCCGGACGACTGGGCCCGGATCTCCGGAAAGAAGGGCGAGCGGATCGTCTTCATCCGCACCCTCGTCACCGGGAAGCAGGGCGCCGACACCGGACGTTCCATCGACACGGTGGCCAACACCGGTCAGTACCTGTAA
- a CDS encoding ferredoxin: MTVQHEAPSEGVGEALEVWIDQDLCTGDGICVQYAPEVFELDIDGLAYVKSTDDELLQDPGATTPVPLPLLNDVVDSAKECPGDCIHVRRVSDRVEVFGPDAE, encoded by the coding sequence ATGACCGTGCAGCACGAGGCTCCCTCCGAAGGCGTCGGTGAGGCGCTCGAGGTCTGGATCGACCAGGACCTCTGCACCGGCGACGGCATCTGCGTCCAGTACGCCCCGGAGGTCTTCGAGCTGGACATCGACGGGCTTGCCTATGTGAAGTCCACCGATGACGAACTGCTCCAGGACCCGGGCGCCACAACGCCTGTGCCGCTTCCGCTGCTGAACGACGTGGTGGACTCGGCCAAGGAGTGCCCGGGCGACTGCATCCACGTCAGGCGCGTTTCGGACAGGGTCGAGGTCTTCGGCCCCGACGCAGAGTGA
- a CDS encoding LacI family DNA-binding transcriptional regulator, with translation MAHRSRQDRPVAPATETPRPTSRDVARVARVSQATVSLVLGDKWRGRVSERTAAVVRGAAEEIGYRPNLAARNLRLGRTRTALLVVPALTNEFFARVYAGASTVAAEHGFGVVLYPSPEGIGPAKDPFASARAALDGVIASSMAAQALTAIRGTELPLVMLDSDPADRGAAGHVNLDIADGMRQVTDHLLALGHRRYVHLASAVTSWTFDVRARALRSALDAVPGTELRTVRAALDVGSARAAAEGALTASGPRPTALVCDDDILAAGACKAARRLGLRVPEDLTVTGFDDLALATAVEPELTTVRLPAERVGEQGMTALLAVLSGREPEETDLPVELVVRGSSAPPPAG, from the coding sequence ATGGCACACCGGTCCCGGCAGGACCGCCCCGTCGCCCCGGCGACGGAGACCCCCCGCCCCACCAGCCGCGACGTGGCCCGCGTCGCCAGGGTCTCGCAGGCCACCGTGTCCCTCGTGCTGGGCGACAAATGGAGGGGCCGCGTCTCCGAACGCACCGCCGCCGTCGTGCGCGGTGCGGCAGAGGAGATCGGCTACCGGCCCAACCTCGCGGCCCGCAATCTCCGGCTGGGGCGCACCCGGACCGCGCTGCTCGTCGTCCCCGCCCTCACCAACGAATTCTTCGCCCGCGTGTACGCCGGCGCCTCGACCGTCGCCGCCGAGCACGGTTTCGGCGTCGTGCTGTACCCCTCCCCCGAAGGCATCGGTCCCGCCAAGGACCCCTTCGCGTCCGCACGCGCGGCACTCGACGGCGTCATCGCCTCCTCCATGGCCGCCCAGGCCCTCACCGCCATCCGCGGCACCGAGCTGCCGCTGGTCATGCTCGACAGCGACCCGGCCGACCGCGGCGCGGCCGGCCACGTCAACCTCGACATCGCGGACGGAATGCGCCAGGTCACCGACCACCTGCTGGCCCTCGGCCACCGCCGGTACGTCCACCTCGCCTCCGCCGTCACCTCCTGGACCTTCGACGTACGCGCGCGGGCTCTGCGCTCCGCACTCGACGCCGTCCCCGGCACCGAGCTGCGCACGGTCCGTGCCGCCCTCGATGTCGGCAGTGCCCGCGCGGCGGCGGAAGGCGCCCTGACCGCATCCGGCCCCCGGCCCACAGCCCTCGTCTGCGACGACGACATCCTGGCCGCCGGTGCCTGCAAGGCGGCCCGCCGCCTCGGCCTGCGCGTCCCGGAGGACCTCACGGTCACGGGCTTCGACGACCTCGCACTCGCCACTGCTGTGGAACCGGAGCTCACCACGGTGCGCCTGCCCGCCGAACGCGTCGGCGAGCAGGGTATGACCGCCCTGCTCGCGGTCCTGTCCGGCCGCGAACCCGAGGAGACCGACCTGCCCGTGGAGCTCGTCGTCCGCGGCTCCTCCGCGCCGCCGCCGGCCGGCTGA
- a CDS encoding tRNA (adenine-N1)-methyltransferase, with the protein MSEPTGAARRRGPFKVGDQVQLTDPKGRHYTFTLEAGKNFHTHKGSFPHDELIGAPEGSVVRTTGNVAYLALRPLLPDYVLSMPRGAAVVYPKDAGQILAFADIFAGARVVEAGVGSGSLSAFLLRAIGDHGMLHSYERRQDFAEIAQQNVERYFGGPHPAWQLTVGDLQDNLTDADVDRVILDMLAPWECLEAVSKALVPGGILCCYVATTTQLARTVESIREIGCFAEPQPWESMIRNWHVEGLAVRPDHRMIGHTGFLVTARRLADGVEPPMRRRRPAKGAYGEDYEGPNKG; encoded by the coding sequence ATGTCCGAACCGACCGGTGCCGCCCGCCGTCGCGGGCCCTTCAAGGTCGGGGACCAGGTCCAGCTCACCGACCCCAAGGGACGCCACTACACGTTCACGCTCGAGGCCGGGAAGAACTTCCACACCCACAAGGGTTCCTTCCCGCACGACGAGCTGATCGGCGCTCCCGAGGGCAGTGTTGTCCGAACCACGGGAAACGTCGCCTACCTCGCGTTGCGCCCCCTGCTCCCCGACTACGTCCTGTCCATGCCCCGCGGTGCCGCCGTGGTCTACCCCAAGGACGCGGGGCAGATCCTGGCCTTCGCCGACATCTTCGCCGGCGCGCGCGTCGTCGAGGCGGGGGTGGGTTCCGGCTCGCTCAGCGCCTTCCTGCTGCGCGCCATCGGCGACCACGGCATGCTGCACTCCTACGAGCGCCGCCAGGACTTCGCGGAAATCGCCCAGCAGAACGTGGAGCGCTACTTCGGCGGCCCGCACCCCGCCTGGCAGCTCACCGTGGGCGATCTCCAGGACAACCTGACCGACGCCGACGTCGACCGCGTCATCCTGGACATGCTCGCCCCCTGGGAGTGCCTGGAGGCCGTCTCCAAGGCGCTCGTGCCCGGCGGCATCCTGTGCTGCTACGTGGCGACCACCACCCAGCTCGCGCGCACCGTCGAGTCCATCCGTGAGATCGGCTGTTTCGCCGAGCCGCAGCCGTGGGAGTCGATGATCCGCAACTGGCACGTCGAGGGCCTGGCCGTCCGCCCGGACCACCGGATGATCGGGCACACGGGTTTCCTCGTCACCGCCCGCCGTCTCGCCGACGGTGTGGAGCCGCCGATGCGCCGCCGCCGGCCCGCCAAGGGTGCGTACGGCGAGGACTACGAAGGCCCCAACAAGGGCTGA
- the prcA gene encoding proteasome subunit alpha, translated as MSTPFYVSPQQAMADRAEYARKGIARGRSLVVLQYADGIVFVGENPSRALHKFSEIYDRIGFAAAGKYNEYENLRIGGVRYADLRGYTYDRDDVTARGLANVYAQTLGTIFSSAGEKPYEVELVVAEVGTAPEGDQIYRLPHDGSIVDEHGSVAVGGNAEQISTFLDQRHRDGMTLAEALKLAVQALSSQANGTDREIPAERLEVAVLDRTRPQQRKFKRIVGRQLSRLLEADGAASTPTDAPSDTEEGEEAGE; from the coding sequence GTGTCGACGCCGTTCTATGTCTCACCCCAGCAGGCCATGGCCGACCGGGCGGAATACGCCCGCAAGGGCATCGCCCGTGGTCGCAGCCTCGTCGTGCTGCAGTACGCCGACGGCATTGTCTTCGTCGGCGAGAATCCGTCCCGTGCGCTGCACAAGTTCAGCGAGATCTACGACCGGATCGGCTTCGCCGCAGCCGGCAAGTACAACGAGTACGAGAACCTGCGGATCGGCGGGGTGCGCTACGCGGATCTGCGGGGGTACACCTACGACCGTGACGATGTGACGGCCCGTGGGCTCGCCAACGTCTACGCGCAGACGCTCGGCACCATCTTCTCCAGCGCCGGCGAGAAGCCGTACGAGGTGGAGCTGGTGGTCGCCGAGGTGGGCACCGCTCCGGAGGGTGACCAGATCTACCGGCTGCCGCACGACGGCTCGATCGTGGACGAGCACGGCTCGGTGGCGGTCGGCGGCAACGCGGAGCAGATCAGCACCTTCCTGGACCAGCGGCACCGTGACGGGATGACGCTCGCAGAGGCGCTGAAGCTGGCGGTACAGGCCCTGTCCAGCCAGGCCAACGGCACCGACCGGGAGATCCCGGCGGAGCGGCTCGAGGTCGCTGTTCTCGACCGTACGCGGCCTCAGCAGCGGAAGTTCAAGCGGATCGTGGGGCGGCAGCTGTCCCGGCTGCTCGAGGCCGACGGCGCCGCGTCGACGCCGACCGATGCTCCTTCCGACACCGAGGAGGGCGAGGAGGCCGGGGAGTAG